The following are encoded together in the Lytechinus variegatus isolate NC3 chromosome 19, Lvar_3.0, whole genome shotgun sequence genome:
- the LOC121405745 gene encoding interferon alpha-inducible protein 27-like protein 2A, which produces MESIVKSNFLTITCLILLTGPVQGVEAGWINSILTITGGTIVGVGSAMFALPAALGLGGFTASGISAGSSAAGMMSSAAIASGGGVASGSIVAVCQSIGAAGVSSVTTAVAGAVGGVAAAIVRAFRP; this is translated from the exons ATGGAGAGCATCGTGAAATCGAATTTCTTGACGATAACCTGTCTCATTCTCCTCACAGGGCCAGT ACAAGGAGTTGAAGCGGGCTGGATAAATTCGATACTGACAATCACTGGTGGTACTATCGTCGGAGTCGGTTCTGCTATGTTCGCTCTACCCGCAGCTTTAGGCCTTGGAGGTTTCACCGCATCCGGTATTTCAGCTGGGTCCAGTGCCGCAGGAATGATGTCATCAGCAGCAATAGCATCGGGCGGAGGAGTTGCCTCGGGAAGCATAGTCGCGGTGTGTCAGTCAATAGGTGCTGCTGGAGTTTCTTCAGTTACGACAGCCGTAGCGGGCGCTGTAGGAGGTGTCGCTGCAGCAATTGTCAGAGCTTTTCGTCCTTAA